Proteins from a genomic interval of Nostoc sp. TCL240-02:
- a CDS encoding 2-oxo acid dehydrogenase subunit E2 — protein MYEIILPKFNNNDESYTLLYWLLDAGKPVNKEEAIAVFETSKAAFDLESEAEGILHTLPEAGDECKPGDVIGYLFETEAERQDFLKNSEKKAKTTDDKSLTITKAAQELIDKHSISEENLRKLGKNIIKRPDIEKLISEQSRDEVKGLEISRQQMAIARVVTQSHTQIPKAFLLMKIYCDATNQMLSDYGAKHDVIIGLPELLIKITATLLSEFPFFFGSLIDDNRFMSGEVANIGVTLDLGKGLFIPVIKNVGEISLADIANKLMDFRLKAMRGQFSEEELNQGNISISINMDQDSLVTIPIILPSQTCMLSLGGIQEELYLDSEQNVNNRSYINLGLAYDHRVINGREAAQFLTKIKTKIEQPSI, from the coding sequence ATGTATGAGATAATTCTGCCAAAATTTAATAATAATGATGAAAGCTATACGTTGTTATACTGGCTATTAGATGCAGGTAAGCCAGTAAATAAAGAAGAAGCGATCGCAGTATTTGAAACATCGAAAGCAGCCTTTGATTTAGAGAGTGAAGCAGAGGGTATTTTGCATACCTTACCTGAAGCTGGTGATGAATGCAAACCTGGAGATGTTATTGGATATCTATTTGAAACTGAAGCAGAAAGACAAGATTTTCTCAAAAACTCAGAAAAAAAAGCAAAGACAACGGATGATAAATCTTTAACTATTACCAAAGCTGCTCAAGAATTAATTGATAAACATAGTATTTCTGAAGAAAATCTCAGAAAATTAGGTAAGAATATTATTAAAAGGCCAGATATTGAAAAGTTAATTAGCGAACAGAGTCGAGATGAAGTTAAAGGTTTAGAAATATCTCGCCAACAAATGGCGATCGCCCGCGTAGTCACCCAGTCGCATACACAAATTCCCAAAGCATTTTTGTTGATGAAAATCTACTGCGATGCTACAAATCAAATGTTAAGTGATTATGGAGCAAAACATGATGTTATTATCGGCTTACCAGAACTATTAATTAAAATTACAGCTACTTTACTATCAGAATTTCCGTTTTTCTTTGGTAGTTTAATTGATGACAATAGATTCATGTCTGGAGAAGTGGCTAATATCGGAGTTACCCTTGATTTAGGTAAAGGTCTATTTATTCCTGTAATTAAAAATGTCGGTGAAATATCTTTAGCAGATATCGCCAATAAATTGATGGACTTTAGATTGAAAGCTATGCGCGGTCAGTTTAGTGAAGAAGAATTAAATCAGGGAAATATTTCTATTTCTATTAATATGGATCAAGATTCTCTGGTAACAATTCCTATAATTCTGCCTTCTCAGACTTGTATGTTATCTCTTGGAGGAATCCAGGAAGAACTTTATTTAGATTCTGAACAAAATGTCAATAATCGTAGTTATATAAATTTAGGGCTTGCTTACGACCACAGAGTTATTAATGGTCGAGAAGCTGCTCAATTCTTAACTAAAATTAAGACTAAAATTGAACAACCAAGTATATAA
- a CDS encoding alpha-ketoacid dehydrogenase subunit beta: METTLKRTERVVENLNRALHHIFAVDPQVFLIGEDILDPYGGAFKVGKGLSSNYPDRVLTTPISEEAIVGIGGGLALCGNKPIIEIMFGDFIALGFDQILNFASKSVSMYGTKLDLNMIVRCAVGGNRGYGPTHSQSLQKHFVGIPNLYLFELSPLHDNIAVFEKLVNLTYPCIFFEDKVLYTQRIYADGLIDDLFSYEFLDSAKNFARIYADSFEENNCLLISPGGLVPRCLAAARELFIDWEIETQIIVPSQLYPFELETIIDLLADSTHIFIVEDSVAGGTWGSEVAHQIYSSLWGKLKNPVKLVHSKNSIIPSSAHLEKQVIVQKEDICNSVKEAVLYV; this comes from the coding sequence ATGGAAACTACTCTAAAGAGAACTGAGCGAGTTGTTGAGAATTTAAATCGTGCCCTACATCATATATTTGCTGTAGATCCTCAAGTTTTTTTGATTGGTGAAGATATCCTCGACCCTTATGGAGGAGCATTTAAAGTTGGCAAGGGATTATCTTCTAATTACCCAGATAGAGTTTTAACTACACCAATAAGTGAAGAAGCAATTGTGGGGATAGGTGGTGGTTTAGCTTTGTGTGGCAATAAACCTATTATCGAAATCATGTTTGGTGATTTCATTGCCTTGGGATTCGATCAGATTTTAAATTTTGCTTCCAAATCTGTATCAATGTATGGCACAAAATTAGACTTAAATATGATTGTTCGCTGTGCAGTGGGTGGTAACAGAGGATATGGCCCGACTCATAGCCAAAGTTTGCAAAAGCATTTTGTTGGTATTCCAAATTTATATTTATTTGAATTATCGCCATTGCATGATAATATTGCTGTGTTTGAAAAATTGGTTAATTTAACTTATCCTTGTATCTTTTTTGAAGATAAAGTACTCTATACTCAAAGAATTTATGCTGATGGATTGATTGACGATCTGTTTAGTTATGAGTTTTTAGATTCTGCCAAAAATTTCGCTAGAATTTATGCCGATAGTTTTGAAGAAAATAACTGCTTGCTAATTTCACCAGGGGGATTAGTACCAAGATGTTTAGCTGCGGCGCGGGAATTATTTATTGATTGGGAAATTGAAACTCAGATTATTGTTCCTAGTCAACTATATCCTTTTGAATTAGAAACCATCATAGATTTATTAGCAGATAGCACTCATATCTTTATTGTGGAAGATAGTGTAGCTGGCGGTACGTGGGGGAGTGAAGTTGCTCATCAAATCTACAGCAGCCTTTGGGGTAAATTAAAAAATCCTGTCAAATTGGTTCACTCAAAAAATAGTATTATTCCTTCTTCTGCTCATTTAGAGAAGCAGGTAATTGTGCAGAAAGAAGATATTTGCAATTCTGTCAAGGAAGCCGTATTATATGTATGA
- a CDS encoding thiamine pyrophosphate-dependent dehydrogenase E1 component subunit alpha, with translation MKLDSLPPIRETQKPTPISDDDLAIILMIRHFELSLLELYSSGKLNGTTHTCLGQEYIPVALKTVLTDSDFILSNHRGHGHYLARFEDPEGLLAEIMGKEGAVCHGVGGSQHIYRKNYLSTGIQGESLPVAAGIALHLRRQGNFGMAIVHIGDGTWGEGGVYEALNISQLWGLPVLVIVENNKIAQSTPTQLQMAGTIASRVQGFGINYLKVDSIDINEIRTLISPHIQAARTKSLPLVIEFDTNRVGPHSKGDDTRDIQELKRIQKWDWYTVYQQQYSDQFERIELKVKTEISSLIRDVESRELAQWKLL, from the coding sequence ATGAAACTTGATAGCCTCCCCCCAATCCGAGAAACTCAAAAACCAACTCCAATTTCAGATGATGACTTAGCAATCATACTGATGATTCGTCACTTTGAATTATCACTTTTAGAGCTATATTCTAGTGGTAAATTAAACGGTACAACCCATACCTGCCTCGGTCAAGAATACATCCCTGTAGCACTCAAAACAGTTTTAACTGATAGTGACTTTATCCTTAGCAATCATCGCGGACACGGTCATTACCTCGCAAGATTTGAAGATCCTGAAGGCTTGTTAGCAGAAATTATGGGCAAAGAAGGTGCAGTTTGTCATGGTGTAGGTGGAAGTCAACACATCTACAGAAAAAATTATTTATCTACAGGAATTCAAGGCGAAAGTTTGCCTGTAGCTGCTGGGATAGCCTTGCATTTACGTCGCCAAGGTAACTTCGGGATGGCTATAGTTCACATTGGCGATGGTACTTGGGGTGAAGGAGGAGTTTACGAAGCTCTGAATATTTCCCAATTGTGGGGTTTACCTGTTTTAGTAATTGTAGAAAATAACAAAATAGCTCAGTCTACTCCTACTCAACTGCAAATGGCAGGCACAATTGCAAGTCGTGTTCAAGGTTTTGGAATTAATTATTTAAAAGTAGACTCAATAGATATTAACGAGATTAGGACATTGATTAGCCCTCACATTCAAGCTGCTAGAACTAAATCTTTGCCTTTAGTAATTGAATTTGATACTAATCGAGTCGGACCCCATAGTAAAGGTGACGATACACGAGATATTCAAGAACTAAAAAGAATTCAAAAATGGGATTGGTACACAGTTTATCAGCAGCAATATTCCGACCAATTTGAGCGGATAGAGCTAAAAGTTAAAACTGAAATAAGTAGCTTGATTAGAGATGTTGAATCTAGAGAATTAGCACAATGGAAACTACTCTAA
- a CDS encoding acyl carrier protein — protein sequence MEILTEIFSDVLNISPLEITDQLSPNTLKNWNSMAHMKLVMAIEEAYDIVFTVDDVKSVKSFADARQILLQKGVES from the coding sequence TTGGAAATCCTAACAGAAATTTTCTCAGATGTATTAAACATCTCCCCTTTAGAAATCACAGATCAACTCAGCCCCAATACTCTCAAAAATTGGAACAGTATGGCGCACATGAAGTTAGTAATGGCTATAGAAGAAGCCTACGATATAGTCTTCACAGTTGACGATGTGAAATCTGTAAAATCCTTCGCAGACGCTCGCCAAATTCTACTTCAAAAAGGGGTAGAATCCTAA
- a CDS encoding thioesterase II family protein, with the protein MTATKEFNTWIFSPKLNPKAKLRFFCFPYAGGGTSLFRDWVNGLPSDVEVCQVLLPGHDTRIKEKPFSHLITLIEAMVPGLLPYLDMPFVFYGHSMGALLCFEAARRLSRQHNLEPRHLFVSGSRAPQTPCFLKPTHHLPDNLFIDEINKRYKAIPKEILNNQEIMQLFLPVLKADFSIIETYKYTPDLPLNCSISAFGGLQDEMVNIEDIAAWQNQTFGKFTLQMIEGEHFFINHKKQEILKAISEQLVETLTI; encoded by the coding sequence ATGACTGCTACTAAAGAATTTAACACCTGGATTTTTTCACCAAAACTCAATCCAAAAGCTAAACTTCGCTTCTTTTGCTTTCCTTATGCTGGGGGTGGTACTTCATTATTTCGAGATTGGGTTAACGGCTTACCTTCAGATGTAGAAGTATGCCAAGTTCTTCTTCCAGGACACGATACTCGCATCAAAGAAAAGCCATTTTCCCATCTTATTACCTTAATAGAAGCAATGGTTCCAGGGTTATTACCCTACCTGGATATGCCATTTGTTTTTTATGGTCATAGCATGGGAGCATTGCTGTGTTTTGAAGCGGCTCGTCGCCTTAGCAGACAACATAATTTAGAACCCAGACATTTATTTGTTTCTGGTAGCCGCGCTCCACAAACTCCATGTTTTCTAAAACCCACACATCATTTACCAGATAACTTATTTATTGATGAAATCAACAAGCGCTACAAAGCCATCCCCAAGGAGATTTTAAATAACCAAGAAATCATGCAGTTATTTTTGCCAGTTCTTAAAGCAGATTTTTCAATTATTGAAACTTATAAATATACTCCTGACTTACCATTAAATTGTTCTATTTCCGCCTTTGGTGGACTACAAGACGAAATGGTAAATATAGAAGATATTGCTGCATGGCAAAACCAAACATTTGGAAAATTTACCTTGCAGATGATTGAGGGAGAGCATTTTTTCATCAATCATAAAAAACAAGAAATACTGAAAGCTATATCTGAACAACTAGTAGAAACCTTAACAATTTAA
- a CDS encoding type I polyketide synthase, which produces MSNNFNEKAIAIIGMSGRFPKANNLDEYWQNLKNGVECISFFSDEELAAEGVDASTLNDPKYVKASPMIDNVEYFDAGFFGYSPREAKLIDPQHRVFLECAWEALEDAGCDPENYESPIGFYAGASINTYILDCILGDRLRPKLDFESFLETFVGSDKDFLTSRVSYRLNLTGPSVTVQTACSTSLVAVHLACQGLLNGDCDMALAGAISVRVPHRAGYYYRGGGIVSPDGHCRAFDAEAGGTVFGSGGGIVVLKKLANALEDGDRIHAIIRATAINNDGALKTSYTAPGVIGQKNAIIDALSKAGISPETISYIEAHGTGTPIGDPIEIDALTQAFHTQTQKQGFCAIGSVKPNIGHLDVASGMAGLIKLILALKHQQIPPSINFNQPNPRIDFASSPFYVNTKLSPWQTNQIPRRAGVTALGLGGTNAHAILEEAPTGDRVKDEDDGYFLLPISARSSEALKCLAKSYQDFLSTQGETLRDICYTASVRRSHHTHRLSLLTRSRNELSQLLETYLQGELHSQITTGIQTPDRQHLPIFIFPGQGSQWLGMGRKLLQQEPVFKAVIVQCDEAISQYTNWSLLEQLMLDEANSRLTEIDVIQPTLFAVEIALATLWQSWGIKPAAVVGHSMGEVAAAYIAGALNLDDAAKIICKRSQVIKRVSGQGAMAVVGLSLEQAQKVIVGYEDCVSVAVSNGPTSTVLSGDPKAIESILGNLQAKNIFCRLVKVDVASHSPQMEPLQDELRQLLQGIQPQAATIPIYSTVTGKLIDGLDLDTTYWVKNLREPVLFSTAIQSLIGEGHEVFLEISPHPILTTAIEQGLQYSDRQGVVLPSLKRNEDELAVMLNSLGAIYTAGYPVNWRKLYPDGGNHIQLPTYPWQRQRYWLDRKIARKTPPPEETNKSAISEECTDLFYDLTWRLKPQQNSTSKNSQDSLWLIFGDRQGLGTALASQLQAQGATCHFVIPGNSYSESSQGYFTINPSDPEDLQQLIKDAKASSQLPLRGIVHLWSLDIASAQVTETSLQDAEKLLCGSVLHLIQALVKNPPSDWPHLWLVTQNTQPVKSPLNSQALPQSLLWGLGRVIALEHPELWGGLVDLDKTTADQAAILLAEIQTPDGEDQIAWRDGQRYVARLVTSTVPKALKPLTEFNADGTYLITGGLGGLGLKLAAWLVAKGARHLVLTGRQGLPERSLWDTLPPDDKHKKAITAIQTLESQGATVNVVQADVSNFSHMQAVFASNTHLRGIIHAAGISIPQSLAEMSLSTYQNVLAAKVSGTWILHQLTQNLHLDFLILFSSAAAIWGSSGLAPYASANHFLDILAHYRQGNNLPALSVNWGSWDEINVVAAEVQSLWSRVGLKPMAVTQTLEALKLCLQSGVVQKTVADVDWSIFKPTFEVRRHRPLLEELGQPQEKQENSAVTKSELLLQLEKSLAGDRHNLLITHLQMIVSEILDLDPENPPENQQGFFQMGMDSLMSIQLKNRLEASLNHPLPSTLAFDYPNIEMLANYLTQEVLAPILDQHLETTQDTPIQPTSQNQSNSLDELFLQIESLSEDAVTQLFLN; this is translated from the coding sequence TTGTCTAATAACTTTAACGAAAAAGCGATCGCCATTATCGGGATGTCGGGACGTTTCCCCAAAGCAAACAACCTGGATGAATACTGGCAAAATCTCAAAAATGGGGTTGAATGTATCTCATTTTTTAGCGATGAGGAATTAGCGGCGGAAGGTGTAGATGCTTCTACCCTCAACGATCCCAAGTATGTCAAAGCCAGTCCGATGATTGACAATGTGGAATACTTCGATGCCGGATTCTTTGGCTATTCACCTAGAGAAGCCAAACTCATCGATCCTCAACATCGTGTATTTCTAGAGTGTGCTTGGGAAGCCCTCGAAGATGCTGGGTGTGACCCTGAGAACTATGAAAGCCCCATCGGTTTTTATGCGGGTGCAAGTATTAATACTTACATATTGGATTGTATTTTAGGCGATCGCTTGCGTCCTAAACTTGATTTTGAAAGTTTCTTGGAAACCTTCGTTGGTAGTGACAAAGACTTTCTCACCAGTCGCGTATCTTACAGGTTAAATTTGACAGGGCCTAGTGTCACAGTCCAAACAGCTTGTTCCACTTCCTTAGTTGCAGTACATTTAGCTTGTCAAGGCTTGTTGAATGGCGACTGCGATATGGCTTTGGCTGGAGCAATTTCCGTCAGAGTACCTCATCGTGCTGGTTATTACTATCGTGGTGGTGGTATTGTTTCTCCTGATGGACATTGCCGCGCCTTTGATGCCGAGGCTGGGGGGACTGTTTTCGGTAGCGGTGGCGGCATTGTCGTTTTGAAGAAGTTAGCGAATGCTTTAGAAGATGGCGATCGCATTCACGCTATCATTCGAGCCACAGCAATTAACAATGATGGTGCCCTCAAAACCAGTTACACTGCACCAGGGGTAATCGGACAGAAAAACGCCATCATTGATGCTCTATCCAAAGCTGGCATTAGCCCTGAAACCATCTCATACATCGAAGCTCACGGTACCGGTACACCCATTGGCGACCCCATCGAAATCGATGCCTTAACCCAGGCATTTCACACGCAAACTCAAAAACAGGGATTTTGTGCGATCGGTTCGGTCAAGCCAAATATCGGTCATTTGGATGTAGCATCGGGTATGGCTGGACTAATCAAGCTAATTCTGGCTTTGAAACACCAGCAGATACCACCAAGTATTAACTTTAACCAACCAAATCCCCGCATTGACTTTGCTAGTAGTCCCTTTTACGTCAATACTAAACTCTCACCTTGGCAAACCAATCAAATCCCCCGCCGCGCTGGAGTTACAGCCCTTGGACTGGGAGGGACTAATGCTCATGCGATTCTTGAAGAAGCGCCAACGGGGGATAGGGTCAAAGATGAGGATGATGGGTATTTTTTACTACCTATTTCAGCCAGGAGTTCAGAAGCTTTAAAGTGTTTAGCAAAGTCATATCAAGACTTTCTTAGTACTCAAGGAGAAACTCTACGAGACATTTGCTACACCGCCAGCGTCCGCCGCAGTCATCATACTCATCGCCTGAGCTTGTTAACTCGTTCGCGCAACGAACTATCCCAGTTACTAGAAACATACCTCCAGGGAGAACTACATTCCCAGATTACAACGGGTATCCAAACTCCAGATCGTCAGCATCTACCGATTTTTATCTTCCCTGGACAAGGTTCTCAGTGGTTGGGTATGGGGCGCAAGTTATTGCAGCAAGAACCTGTATTTAAGGCTGTTATAGTTCAGTGTGACGAAGCTATCAGTCAGTATACAAATTGGTCATTACTGGAACAATTGATGCTTGACGAGGCGAACTCGCGTTTAACAGAAATCGACGTTATCCAACCGACCTTATTTGCCGTTGAGATAGCCTTAGCAACGCTTTGGCAATCGTGGGGGATTAAACCTGCGGCTGTCGTCGGTCATAGTATGGGAGAAGTAGCAGCAGCTTATATTGCAGGTGCTTTAAACTTAGACGATGCCGCCAAGATTATCTGTAAGCGCAGCCAAGTAATTAAACGGGTCAGTGGTCAGGGTGCAATGGCTGTGGTTGGTTTATCTTTGGAACAAGCACAAAAGGTGATAGTTGGCTATGAAGACTGCGTATCTGTAGCCGTGAGCAATGGCCCGACATCCACTGTTTTATCAGGCGATCCCAAGGCGATAGAAAGTATTCTGGGAAATTTACAAGCCAAAAATATTTTTTGCCGCTTAGTGAAAGTAGATGTCGCTTCCCACAGTCCGCAAATGGAACCTTTACAAGACGAACTGCGGCAACTTTTACAAGGAATTCAACCCCAAGCAGCAACTATCCCCATCTATTCCACAGTCACAGGTAAATTAATTGATGGTTTGGATTTAGATACCACCTATTGGGTAAAGAATTTACGCGAGCCTGTACTGTTCTCGACGGCTATTCAAAGCTTGATAGGTGAAGGACATGAGGTTTTTCTAGAAATTAGCCCCCATCCAATTTTAACCACAGCCATCGAGCAAGGACTCCAGTATAGCGATCGCCAAGGTGTTGTACTTCCTTCCCTCAAACGCAACGAAGATGAATTAGCTGTGATGCTCAATTCCCTTGGTGCGATATATACTGCGGGATATCCTGTAAATTGGCGCAAACTCTATCCCGACGGTGGAAACCACATCCAGCTACCCACTTATCCCTGGCAACGTCAGCGATACTGGTTAGATAGAAAAATTGCCCGCAAAACGCCACCACCAGAAGAAACGAATAAATCTGCAATATCAGAAGAATGCACCGATTTGTTCTATGATCTAACTTGGCGGTTAAAACCACAACAAAATTCCACTAGTAAAAATAGCCAAGATAGTTTGTGGTTAATTTTTGGCGATCGTCAAGGTTTAGGAACTGCCTTAGCATCCCAATTACAGGCGCAAGGTGCAACTTGTCACTTTGTGATACCTGGCAATAGTTACAGCGAATCTTCACAAGGATATTTCACAATCAATCCTAGCGATCCTGAAGATTTGCAGCAACTAATCAAAGATGCAAAGGCAAGCAGTCAGCTACCTCTGCGGGGAATCGTGCATTTGTGGAGCCTGGATATTGCTTCTGCACAAGTCACCGAAACATCCTTGCAAGATGCCGAAAAGTTACTCTGCGGTAGCGTGCTGCACTTGATTCAAGCCTTGGTGAAAAATCCCCCGTCAGACTGGCCGCATTTATGGTTAGTCACGCAAAATACCCAACCAGTGAAATCTCCTCTCAATTCTCAGGCGCTACCCCAATCACTTTTATGGGGACTGGGAAGGGTGATAGCACTGGAACACCCAGAACTGTGGGGTGGTTTAGTTGACCTTGATAAGACCACCGCAGACCAAGCAGCCATACTGTTGGCAGAAATCCAAACACCCGACGGAGAGGATCAAATTGCTTGGCGTGATGGTCAAAGATATGTTGCACGTCTCGTCACCAGTACCGTGCCAAAGGCATTGAAGCCGTTAACAGAATTTAATGCCGATGGCACTTACTTAATCACAGGTGGTTTAGGAGGACTAGGTTTAAAGCTGGCAGCTTGGTTAGTCGCCAAAGGTGCAAGACACCTAGTTCTCACAGGTAGACAAGGATTGCCAGAGCGTTCTTTATGGGATACCTTACCGCCAGATGACAAGCACAAAAAGGCAATTACAGCCATTCAAACATTAGAATCCCAAGGTGCAACAGTCAACGTTGTGCAAGCGGATGTCAGCAACTTTAGTCATATGCAAGCTGTATTTGCCAGCAATACTCACTTGCGCGGCATCATCCATGCGGCTGGGATTTCTATTCCTCAAAGCTTGGCAGAGATGAGTTTAAGCACATATCAAAATGTATTAGCAGCCAAAGTTAGCGGTACTTGGATATTGCATCAATTGACTCAAAATCTCCACCTTGACTTTTTGATTTTGTTTTCCTCAGCCGCCGCCATCTGGGGTTCTAGCGGACTTGCGCCTTATGCGTCAGCAAACCACTTTTTGGATATTTTGGCTCATTATCGGCAAGGAAACAACTTACCAGCATTGAGTGTTAACTGGGGTAGTTGGGATGAGATAAACGTTGTTGCAGCTGAAGTTCAAAGCCTGTGGTCGCGTGTCGGGTTAAAACCGATGGCTGTCACACAAACCCTAGAAGCATTGAAGTTGTGTTTGCAATCAGGTGTGGTACAAAAAACAGTCGCAGATGTTGACTGGAGCATCTTTAAACCCACATTTGAAGTCAGACGACACAGACCCCTACTAGAAGAGTTGGGACAACCGCAAGAAAAACAAGAAAATAGCGCTGTAACCAAGTCAGAGCTATTGTTGCAGCTAGAGAAGAGTTTAGCAGGCGATCGCCACAACTTACTCATCACTCATCTGCAAATGATAGTGAGTGAGATTTTGGATCTCGACCCAGAAAATCCTCCCGAAAACCAGCAAGGATTTTTCCAAATGGGTATGGATTCTCTCATGTCTATCCAACTAAAAAATCGGCTAGAAGCAAGTTTAAACCATCCCCTACCTTCAACCCTAGCTTTTGATTATCCCAACATTGAAATGCTAGCTAACTATCTAACACAAGAAGTACTAGCTCCAATTTTAGATCAACATCTTGAAACAACCCAAGATACACCTATACAGCCAACATCACAAAATCAAAGCAATAGCTTAGATGAGCTTTTCTTGCAAATAGAATCGCTTTCCGAAGACGCAGTAACACAGTTATTTTTGAACTAG
- a CDS encoding class I SAM-dependent methyltransferase yields the protein MQLRDKIFGCAVYTRSDILDKLFRPKNIPDLSDGDSEERKERLSVRRTIFLHLDGIAIGPTTNALQERGVFFLFEEGKVVPLNLVLKYFPGNIGYLNVALRLMVSQGWMKYQEIEGELFYTLTRRGSIALGLSSIYKEFVAFLPTLININDYLFGDLTLSLQSKLADGMNFSSLLARAKRQWDLVESTDEDYQYVCCQILHHLNGLLVGPTMVSLAMANVFEQIDPKTHTLDIEQLTGNQKHLLEAFEILALQGWVVIQGRQVQFIRTGLYAISRAYAYGVTVSYLPTFEKIPELLFGNPVILSGRDTDGHETHVNRRVNIWGSGLAHQTYFQKVDAIIRDIFNRPIHEQPKGIVDMGCGDGTFMEHIYHVIQNQTLRGKYLNENPLIMVCADYNQASREATYKRLKDLQSPISVIFGDINDPDDLAKAILAKYGIPSDEFLHVRSFLDHNRPFITPRLGNMGCELSSTGAFVCRGRMITANELLQNLLEHLQRWKPHIGRFGLLVLDLHTIPPALAAANIGYTLATAYDATHGYTDQYPIELNQFIAAAKLAGLTPDPRYQAKFPPNDLATVSLNLFVPFGSGE from the coding sequence ATGCAATTAAGAGACAAGATTTTTGGCTGTGCAGTTTATACCAGAAGCGATATCCTCGACAAATTGTTTAGACCGAAAAATATTCCTGATTTGTCAGATGGAGACAGCGAAGAAAGAAAAGAACGTCTCTCAGTTCGGCGAACAATCTTTCTGCATCTAGATGGGATTGCCATAGGCCCAACTACAAATGCTCTACAGGAAAGAGGAGTCTTCTTCTTGTTTGAAGAAGGAAAAGTCGTACCCCTGAATCTAGTTCTGAAATATTTTCCGGGAAATATAGGCTATTTGAATGTTGCTTTGCGGTTAATGGTGTCGCAAGGATGGATGAAGTATCAAGAAATAGAGGGAGAACTCTTTTACACCTTGACTCGCAGAGGCAGCATAGCGTTAGGACTGTCATCAATTTATAAAGAGTTTGTTGCTTTTTTACCTACTCTGATTAATATCAATGACTATCTTTTTGGAGATTTAACTTTGTCGTTGCAGTCTAAATTAGCTGACGGCATGAATTTCTCCTCTCTGCTAGCAAGAGCTAAAAGACAGTGGGACTTGGTAGAAAGTACAGATGAAGATTATCAGTATGTGTGTTGTCAGATATTGCACCATCTCAATGGCTTATTGGTAGGCCCAACGATGGTATCTTTAGCAATGGCTAATGTGTTTGAGCAAATCGATCCCAAAACACACACACTTGATATTGAGCAGTTAACAGGTAATCAAAAACATTTACTTGAAGCTTTTGAAATCCTGGCTTTACAAGGCTGGGTTGTAATTCAAGGTCGTCAAGTTCAGTTCATCCGTACAGGCTTATATGCGATTTCTAGAGCCTACGCTTACGGAGTCACAGTTTCTTATTTACCAACATTTGAGAAGATTCCAGAACTGCTATTTGGCAATCCCGTTATTTTATCGGGACGAGATACTGATGGACATGAAACCCATGTGAATCGTCGAGTAAATATTTGGGGTAGCGGACTAGCTCATCAGACCTACTTCCAGAAGGTTGACGCGATTATTAGAGATATCTTTAACCGTCCTATTCACGAACAACCCAAAGGAATTGTAGATATGGGTTGTGGGGATGGTACATTCATGGAGCATATCTATCACGTCATTCAAAATCAGACTCTCAGAGGGAAATATCTCAATGAGAATCCCTTGATTATGGTCTGTGCTGATTATAATCAAGCCTCTCGTGAAGCTACTTACAAAAGACTCAAGGATTTGCAGTCGCCGATAAGCGTCATCTTTGGTGATATTAACGACCCAGACGACTTGGCAAAAGCAATACTCGCCAAATATGGAATACCATCTGACGAGTTTCTCCATGTCAGATCGTTTTTAGATCACAACCGTCCTTTTATCACTCCCAGACTGGGAAATATGGGCTGTGAATTGAGTTCTACAGGAGCTTTTGTTTGTAGGGGTCGAATGATTACAGCTAATGAACTCTTACAAAATTTATTAGAGCATTTACAGCGTTGGAAACCGCATATTGGGCGATTTGGTTTGTTAGTCCTAGACTTACATACGATTCCGCCAGCCCTAGCAGCAGCGAATATTGGGTATACCTTAGCCACAGCTTATGATGCGACTCATGGTTATACAGATCAATATCCGATTGAATTGAATCAATTTATTGCTGCGGCAAAATTAGCTGGATTAACTCCTGATCCCCGCTACCAAGCCAAGTTTCCACCCAATGATTTGGCTACAGTTAGTCTCAATTTATTTGTGCCATTCGGAAGTGGGGAGTAG